The DNA segment tgtgagTCTTTAGCCTTGCCTGTGAGCCTGCATTGCATACACTGCTTGCTGTCTTAGATAACCCCTTCCTAAAAGTCTTCAGCAAGGGACACTCTGGCTCTGCTAGGACAGGGGAAAGTTCTGCCCGTTTTTTAGTGCAGTGCAGATTTTACCCTTTATGTAAACTGTAGGTGATAATGATCGATTGACCAGAACAAGAAAAAGGCTGGTGACCTACCAAACCAGCAGTTAGCCACACTGCTATCTGCCTACGTGGTGCTTAGCCTTGTTCGGGAGCTGGAGTTAAACTATCCAGTATGTGGCTGGGAGTCAAATAGAACAATTGTTTAAACCCATTGATTCATTGTCTGGGCTTGAGGAACATTATCTCTGAGCCTCAGCTCTCTTGACGTGAACTAACTTTGGTTTTGTGACTTCAAGGAGCATGGTTCACCTTTGGAAATACTCCTAAAGAGAAACTTTGTAGTAGCCACTAACCACCACCCTGAACGGATCCTGGATCCGACATTACTGGTGGAATAACAGCTGAGAGCGGCGAGGCCTGGAGCTCTGGAGTTGTGTGACAAGGGTTTTGGGGGGAGATGGGAGGCTTTTgtacaaggtttatttttaaatggtttcaGTGGTCTGGAAGCTCTGgtatgcagttttattttttttttatagatacTTTACAAAACAGCAGTATCATGTGATCGCTCACATGCCCCCAGAGCCTGAAATACTGGCTTTATTACAAGCAGATTTGTTAGTCAAGCAAATCTGATTTGTGGTACGCTATTCTTCTCCGATTCCCTGAGAAGCTTAACTGCTGTGATGAAGCAAATTGTGCTTGTATATTGCTGTTCAAAAAGCTACACAATTTTGATACAGAGGAGATGAATTCCTGCTGTGTGACGCAGGCTTTCCCCAGAGGTTTGTGCTTGTTGATCTGGTACAAGCTGCATGCTTTTGCTGGGTTGTGGAGCACTGAAAGAGCAccttaaatatataaaacagtTTGCTGGTAGAAAAGGCTCTGTAAAAGCAAGTCAggctccagcactgcagaaaggatGACCGTTGCCTAATTCCTATACTTTTACATATACTCACTGTGGTAGGACTTCTAACTTCTGCCCAAGATGGGCAGTGTATGAGGAACTGCTCACTAAGGATGGCAGCTTGCATGTGGATAATGTGCTTCAGCCAGCCACATGTCCTAGGCACTACAAATGCTCCCGAGATGCTGCCAGCTGATGGAAgcgttttggttttttttccaggtcagCTTTGCAGTGCTGCTTGGGGAGTTGTGTGCATCTCTGTTTCTGGCAGCTGGCTTTAACTGTTTCAGATCAATAATTTGTGGTGTTAGCTGCTTAATTCACTAGGCTTGCACGTATCCAGGCCTGTAACATCTTTTGTCCAGTGAATGTAAATATCCATGGTTGTTTAAAAAACTGCTCCCAGGGGCAGCCCTGTGTCTTCCAGcctacagctgctgctgtccatACCTTGAACTGACCTCCTGGGTCTCTCCTGGGCCATGGCACCGTGTTTGTTATCCAGCTTATGTCAGGACACACAAAGCATTTGGTCTGACAGTGCGTGGCTGCGGTTCTGCTCCAGCTGTATCCACACAAACACTGTAACTCCAGTTAGTAGACAGCCTGAGAGAGGAAAGCTATTGTGAAGAAGAGTAAAAGATGGTCTTGTTCAAAGGGGTCTTGAGTATTATGGTGTTTGCTAGATGATAAAGTGTTGTGTAGAAGCAATCCTGGAAGGTGGCTGAAGAATCTAATTTGTCTTGTGTGTTTCTTCTCCCCCGATGCCTGTCATTTCAGATAATAGTAGATGATGATGATAGTAAAGTCTGGTCACTGTATGATGCAGGACCTAGGAGTATTCGGTGCCCGCTCATATTTCTCCCTCCTGTAAGTGGAACTGCAGATGTGTTTTTCCAGCAAATTTTGGCGCTGACTGGATGGGGCTACAGAGTTATTGCTGTGAGTATTCTCTGTCTTGTGTCAAAGTTAGTATTACTTGTGCTTGTTGCTGTCATCAGAGGTTGGATAATGAAGACGAACAACTTAGTTTTGACTAAGGGAATCCATCAAAAACTTGGTGCTAGTTGTACTGTGGAATATGTAGCATTGCAGGTCCAGGCTGAAATCTGCGGTATGTTTATGGCAGCATTTACCCAAAGCCTTTGTGTGTGGACATTATTAATTACTCagtctgcttttttcccttgtgtgcCCTGAGTGCCAGTCATTCTTGCCTCCAGCTGTATCTTTATTAGCCATGAGGCAAATGTGAGTTAGTTCAGGGTTTCCATGTTTTCCTTAGGGTTGGTGGATAACCTGGTTCTTAGCCTGCATCGCTGCAAGTGCTAAGTCACTCTGCAAAATCCTAACAGCGTGCTCTTGTGTGGCTTCTCAGCTCCTGAGCTGAACTGAGATTATTGAGCTGTACAGTATTTCTGCTAAACAGTACGGCTTTAGGAATGCTGCTGTATCTCTTGCGGCAGTTAACGATCTCTGTACCTGCCAACTCTACGTGCTACAAAATTGCTGAAAAAtcctcccagcctctcctgccACTGATTAGAGTGAAGCAATGCTGTACTTTCCCCTACAAGTTTGCTTTCCAGTACTTTGAGTTGTGTATTTTTGTGCAAGCGAGGGGGAGGTGTTTGCACCCTGGTGAGTTAGGGACCTTGCTGAAGAGCTTGAGCCTCATGACACAGGAGAGGCAGGTTGCTACCTTGAAACCTTTCATGTGAGAATTGGTATGGCTTTCAAGCAGACAGCTGATGGGTACTGCTCCGAGGCTGGCTTTTTCTAACTTTGTATTATTTTAGTTGCAGTATCCAGTGTACTGGGATCACCTTGAGTTCTGTGATGGATTCAGAAAACTGTTAGACCACCTTCAGCTGGATAAAGTGAGTGCTCAGAGATGGGGAAATGGATGTATAGTTGCAATAAAAACCTGTTGTTTGAAGAGTCGTTTAAAAGAAAGGGTATAAAATATGACACAAACATAGCCTATAAATAAAGGAGGCTGTGTTGCAATTTTACATTTGAAACTAGTTTATTTTTGAAGGTGAATACCCTTGAAAATTGTCATACTTGGCCTAAATTCAACTGCTATTCTAGGCCTATTAAATTGCATTGGttaacttcagtttttcatgAGATCTCATGGAAGTTATCCTTCCTAATTCGTGTAGTACAGAATACCACAATAAAGTATCTTGGATTGGAAAGCTGTTGAAGACAAAGtgaaatgtttgattttttttattttcttaagctTGATGAGCACACAGAAACATGAACTGTGATCTGGAAACACTTccctttttcagtatttatcaCATTTATATCATGCAAAAAATCAGAAGCTGAACAGAAGAGtgattctttgaaaaaaatggctTATGACAACAGTGGAATTTGGATGACTGATTTTTGTAATGAAACATCGTGCTTAGAGTTCACATCTCATAAGTGTAACAtgattctttttcctttaattaggTTCACCTTTTTGGAGCTTCTCTGGGAGGCTTTCTAGCTCAAAAATTTGCTgaatacacacacaaatctCCCAGAGTTCAATCTCTGATCCTGTGTAATTCCTTTAGTGACACTTCTATCTTCAATCAGACATGGACAGCAAACAGGTGAGGGAGACTGAGACAAGCCTGCAGATTCATGGCATTAgtttttttgcagtgaaatgtCACGCTGACCTGGTTTGATGTGCATCTAACCTGTTTCCAGcctgggggagggaggtgcGGGGTGGAATGCTTGTGACTTTTAAAGCCATGCCGCAAGGAGAATGGAAGTTTTTTAGAGTGATGAAAGTGTTATTCAccttgtttaaaatacatttttgcaatgTAAGATTAACTGCTTCCCAGAACATTTTGAGTACCTAGCTGCCAGGTTTTCCATCTCAGTGCTCTCAAAGCTTCTTCAGGTTTTCATTTGAAGTTAAAGCACAAAGTCTGTGCAAGGAAAGGGAGTGCTTACAACAGAACATGTTAATGTTGGAGTCCTGGATGCTTGAAGATTGTTAcatcttgtttctgtttcagcttttgGCTGATGCCTGcttttatgctgaaaaaaattgtccTTGGGAATTTTGCATCTGGTCCTCTAGATCCTGAAATGGCTGATGGGATTGATTTCATGGTGGACAGGGTAGGTAGCTGTGTACGCTAACGGCTGTGGTGTCAGTCTCTGTGAAAGATTTACTTAGCAGGAGGTTGTaggtgtttctgctgctttcttcatttACTTTCCCGGAAGGGAGGAGTGAGGAATAAATTTTTAGCAGGTATTGACTGTCACAGCTCCAGCAGTTTCACTGGTGCTGTGACTGTCTACCTTACAGTTCTGTTTATGTAAATCCGGAGTTAAACTGaggtggaagagaagaaagtgcTGGGATGCATCTGTAGGTTCTGGGGGCAGGAGGAACTAATGGAACATGTTTTAAGCATTTGTCTCATGCAGAGTAATGCTAAATTGGAACTGTAATCTTCATCTGAAGTGCagtcatgttttcctttaacTTCTCTTTGGCTGTATTGTTAATATTGCATTAACTTCCTGCAGTGAAATATGTTGCTAATCAGTGTTTCTCTCTACTGAAAGCTGGAGAGTCTAGGCCAGAGCGAGCTTGCTTCAAGG comes from the Falco cherrug isolate bFalChe1 chromosome 7, bFalChe1.pri, whole genome shotgun sequence genome and includes:
- the SPG21 gene encoding maspardin encodes the protein MGEIKVSPDYNWFRSTVPLKKIIVDDDDSKVWSLYDAGPRSIRCPLIFLPPVSGTADVFFQQILALTGWGYRVIALQYPVYWDHLEFCDGFRKLLDHLQLDKVHLFGASLGGFLAQKFAEYTHKSPRVQSLILCNSFSDTSIFNQTWTANSFWLMPAFMLKKIVLGNFASGPLDPEMADGIDFMVDRLESLGQSELASRLTLNCQNSYVEPHKIRDIPVTIMDVFDQSALSTEAKEEMYKLYPNARRAHLKTGGNFPYLCRSAEVNLYIQIHLLQFHGTRYAAIDPSMVSAEELEVQKIRLHTSNEQEEQ